One Cryobacterium roopkundense genomic region harbors:
- a CDS encoding ROK family transcriptional regulator, whose product MARRESTPTTPGSRAVVVDLIRSSGPISRVELTTATGLTQPAISQIVRKLVSDGIVRETGLKASTGGKPRVLLEINPRALYAIGIQLGFESITLVATDVTGGVTGREQIDGAGLDEPEDVTQRMIRAYHRFVRGLGLDTQTIAGVAVVAPGPINLRQGFVLGPPMLPSWVEFGLLGVLQAKIDVPVIVDNDAAAAAVGEFWSRRVSRSTTFASIYMGSGIGAGIVIDGALYRGAGSNSGEIGHISIERDGEPCFCGNDGCLERYASPSAVLETAKRSHPEFAELGLTFEATSIMRDFDLLCRAAVVDFKPARALVETSAAQVASAAVTLSNLLDLDHIVLTGPAMAFAGSIYARAMRDRLSKSAFSRRAHQISVELSTNPRDSAAIGASALILQGSVAPGHGPLLRPNP is encoded by the coding sequence ATGGCCCGGCGTGAGTCAACACCAACAACTCCCGGCAGCCGTGCCGTCGTCGTCGACCTGATCCGGTCATCCGGTCCCATTAGTCGCGTCGAACTCACCACGGCAACCGGACTGACCCAGCCAGCCATTTCCCAGATTGTGCGCAAGCTGGTTTCGGATGGCATTGTGCGCGAGACCGGGCTGAAAGCGTCGACCGGCGGCAAGCCCCGCGTGCTGCTAGAGATCAACCCTCGCGCGCTGTACGCAATCGGAATCCAGCTTGGCTTCGAGTCGATCACACTCGTCGCTACCGACGTCACAGGCGGAGTCACTGGACGCGAGCAGATCGACGGGGCGGGGCTCGACGAACCCGAGGACGTCACGCAGCGCATGATTCGTGCCTATCACCGGTTTGTGCGTGGTCTAGGTCTCGATACGCAGACGATCGCAGGAGTCGCGGTCGTCGCTCCGGGACCGATCAACTTGCGTCAAGGCTTCGTGTTGGGGCCGCCGATGCTTCCGAGCTGGGTCGAGTTTGGCTTGCTCGGAGTCCTCCAAGCGAAGATCGATGTACCGGTAATCGTCGACAACGACGCCGCGGCCGCAGCAGTCGGAGAATTCTGGAGTCGGCGCGTCTCCCGTAGCACCACCTTCGCCAGCATCTACATGGGTTCGGGAATCGGTGCGGGAATCGTCATTGACGGCGCGCTGTATCGCGGAGCCGGATCAAACTCCGGGGAGATCGGCCATATTTCGATCGAGCGAGACGGGGAGCCTTGCTTTTGCGGTAACGATGGATGCCTCGAGCGGTACGCCTCACCGAGTGCCGTATTAGAGACGGCCAAAAGATCTCACCCGGAGTTCGCCGAGCTCGGGCTCACTTTTGAAGCAACCTCGATCATGCGCGATTTCGACCTTCTATGCCGGGCTGCTGTGGTCGATTTCAAGCCGGCCCGCGCGTTAGTCGAAACCTCGGCGGCGCAAGTCGCCTCGGCCGCCGTGACCCTCAGCAATCTGCTCGACCTCGATCACATAGTACTCACGGGGCCAGCTATGGCGTTTGCGGGCTCTATCTATGCACGCGCTATGCGCGACCGCCTTAGCAAATCGGCTTTTTCGCGGCGCGCACACCAGATATCAGTGGAACTCTCGACAAACCCCCGCGATTCAGCCGCGATCGGAGCATCCGCTCTCATTCTGCAGGGCTCCGTCGCCCCCGGGCACGGCCCACTGCTTCGTCCAAATCCGTAG
- a CDS encoding LacI family DNA-binding transcriptional regulator — protein MAESRLRTANMVGMTFVRATEIMGAEPYFHDFAAGLESVLRPHGYSVITLVLPTIEEEIATFRRWKAQGDVGAIVLVDLAIDDARLPVLRELELPVVVVGNPATADEFPAVWTNDDAAMRDAVAFLLARGHRSLAHVTGPHRMAHTRTRMTAFAAECATAGVSAASIAGDYSLGSGARATAQLLNRTDRPTAIIFDNDLMALGGLEAADAAGVAVPAELALLAWDDSAQCQLSTPPLSAVSHDVPAIGALTGDTLLAVFAGSALEAVEAPPVSIVSRGTTANHKLFI, from the coding sequence ATGGCTGAAAGCCGCTTACGTACCGCGAACATGGTCGGCATGACCTTTGTTCGTGCCACCGAGATCATGGGCGCAGAGCCCTACTTTCATGATTTCGCAGCCGGACTCGAGTCCGTACTTAGACCTCACGGTTATTCCGTTATCACTCTCGTCCTGCCCACGATCGAGGAGGAGATCGCGACCTTCCGGCGCTGGAAGGCGCAGGGTGACGTGGGGGCGATCGTGCTCGTAGACCTCGCGATCGACGACGCCCGCCTGCCCGTTCTGCGCGAACTCGAACTGCCCGTCGTGGTCGTGGGTAACCCCGCGACCGCCGACGAATTTCCGGCCGTGTGGACCAACGACGACGCTGCCATGCGCGACGCCGTCGCGTTTCTGCTGGCCCGCGGGCACCGCTCGCTCGCACACGTCACCGGCCCACACCGCATGGCCCACACCCGCACGCGCATGACCGCCTTCGCCGCCGAGTGCGCGACGGCGGGCGTCAGCGCAGCGTCGATCGCCGGCGACTACTCGCTGGGTTCCGGCGCGCGCGCCACCGCGCAGCTGCTGAACCGCACGGACCGCCCCACGGCGATCATCTTCGACAATGACCTCATGGCCCTCGGCGGGCTTGAGGCAGCAGATGCCGCCGGCGTCGCCGTTCCCGCCGAACTGGCCCTGCTGGCCTGGGACGACTCCGCCCAGTGCCAGCTGTCCACGCCGCCCCTGTCGGCCGTCAGCCACGACGTTCCGGCGATCGGGGCGCTCACGGGGGACACCTTGCTCGCGGTCTTCGCCGGATCCGCGCTCGAAGCGGTCGAGGCACCACCCGTGTCGATCGTGTCACGCGGCACCACCGCAAATCATAAATTATTTATCTAA
- a CDS encoding carbohydrate binding domain-containing protein → MKDSLPPSTRPDRAKRVTGAVVTTALAASVLVGGAIPTAALAAPQDWTSLNSAFVERDGTTLTLDGVDFRMSGANAYWLGLDENVGGIDYPTYFRIKDALDTASQMGVTAVRSHMMTSTGQNDANPLAIMPSLGSYNDDAFATIDFAIAYAGSLGIRLLLPLTDEWEYYHGGHRDFTAPLGLESADFYTDPAAIAAFDEYIGVILDRTNAITGVRYVDDPTILAWELGNELEGMTVDWIGARVDLIKSLAPAQLVAAGGRFGVSEAALHAPDLDIVDAHYYPPTVDRVASDAASVVAAGKVYVAGEYGSPAATTALLYPLAANPDVTGMFFWSLFPNNDRGGFVPHDDGFTVHYPGETAQSQAEVDAIVGYGAALSGAAPATDLEPALVTAIDRENGINRVAWRGTAGATGYTVQSSTDGTTWTDITAPVSAAASPITDYTSAPGTSYRVLALGGLAGSVSEPVTASGQTSVLVDPLQSFLLTSDRAYVTLAAMPMGAIATGTAGSPAQLTWPVSDLTSAEFLVSDAIGMTVSSSADGNTWVVVATSITTRNGHSVLRADDLVGEHLRLDWANGATVTRATIASAPAGDTAVALPGGFALDTPADGTTGVRSTPTFTWAVADQAAFYRFTLSLNADLSEPLQTQTGITATEFAPGRTLAPGTAHYWSVEAVNGAGATGSTPPLATFTTADLPSEPLVVDDFEGYPTDQALTDAYLPNSGGGAVTSTLVANPGTGSAAASFDYDLAGEGYAGIVRTLETPQDWWGYSGLSFWVDADTGHTLSVQFAASGSFWETDVVLTTDGWQQVEVDFTDFATPPWAGQATLNLSSVTEHAFYLGGSGSGTLLIDDLSTVLADVPTAVDPTPTPVITPALPDAGDPAVSADGGTASTAGTGTAGGLALTGTTGVRPLTLAAIVLLVLGAALRTRRRTV, encoded by the coding sequence GTGAAAGACTCCCTTCCCCCGTCTACCCGCCCCGACCGAGCGAAACGCGTGACGGGAGCGGTCGTCACGACGGCTCTCGCGGCATCCGTTCTTGTGGGCGGCGCCATTCCCACGGCCGCCCTCGCGGCACCGCAGGACTGGACCAGCCTCAACAGTGCCTTCGTCGAACGCGACGGCACCACCCTCACGCTCGACGGCGTGGACTTTCGCATGAGCGGCGCGAACGCCTACTGGCTGGGTCTCGACGAAAACGTGGGTGGCATCGACTACCCCACCTACTTCCGTATCAAAGATGCCCTCGACACCGCCTCGCAGATGGGTGTCACTGCGGTGCGGTCCCACATGATGACCTCGACCGGCCAGAACGACGCCAATCCGCTCGCGATCATGCCCAGCCTCGGCAGCTACAACGACGACGCCTTTGCGACGATCGACTTCGCCATCGCCTACGCGGGCAGCCTGGGCATCCGCCTGCTGCTGCCGCTGACCGACGAGTGGGAGTACTACCACGGCGGTCACCGCGACTTCACGGCGCCGCTCGGCCTCGAATCCGCCGATTTCTACACCGACCCTGCGGCGATCGCCGCTTTCGACGAATACATCGGTGTGATTCTCGATCGCACCAACGCGATCACCGGTGTGCGCTACGTGGACGACCCCACCATTCTGGCCTGGGAACTCGGCAACGAGCTCGAAGGTATGACCGTGGACTGGATCGGCGCCCGCGTTGACCTGATCAAGTCGCTCGCTCCCGCCCAGCTGGTGGCGGCCGGCGGACGGTTCGGGGTGAGCGAGGCCGCACTTCACGCCCCCGACCTCGATATCGTTGACGCGCACTATTACCCGCCGACGGTCGATCGGGTGGCGTCCGACGCCGCCAGCGTGGTCGCCGCAGGCAAGGTGTACGTCGCCGGCGAATACGGTTCACCCGCCGCCACGACCGCGCTACTCTACCCGCTCGCGGCCAACCCCGACGTCACCGGGATGTTCTTCTGGTCGCTGTTCCCGAACAACGACCGCGGCGGCTTTGTGCCGCACGACGACGGCTTCACGGTGCACTATCCCGGCGAAACCGCGCAGTCCCAGGCCGAGGTCGACGCGATCGTCGGCTACGGCGCAGCCCTTTCCGGCGCGGCACCCGCGACCGACCTCGAGCCGGCCCTGGTGACCGCGATCGACCGCGAGAACGGTATCAACCGCGTCGCCTGGCGCGGCACCGCTGGCGCGACTGGCTACACGGTGCAGAGCTCCACCGACGGAACCACCTGGACCGACATCACCGCACCGGTCTCCGCCGCTGCGTCACCGATCACCGACTATACCTCGGCGCCGGGCACGAGCTACCGCGTGCTCGCCCTCGGCGGGCTTGCCGGTTCAGTCTCTGAGCCTGTTACCGCAAGCGGTCAGACCAGCGTGCTCGTCGACCCCTTGCAGAGCTTCCTGCTCACGAGCGATCGCGCATACGTGACCCTCGCGGCTATGCCGATGGGGGCGATCGCCACGGGCACGGCCGGCTCGCCCGCCCAGCTCACCTGGCCGGTCAGCGACCTCACGAGCGCTGAGTTTCTCGTCTCTGACGCCATCGGCATGACGGTGTCGAGCAGCGCAGACGGGAACACCTGGGTCGTCGTCGCCACGAGCATCACCACCCGCAACGGCCACAGCGTGCTGCGCGCCGACGACCTCGTCGGCGAGCACCTGCGCCTTGACTGGGCGAACGGTGCCACGGTCACCCGCGCCACGATCGCCAGTGCACCGGCTGGCGACACTGCGGTCGCCTTGCCCGGCGGCTTTGCCCTCGATACGCCGGCCGACGGCACCACCGGCGTACGCTCCACGCCCACATTCACCTGGGCCGTCGCCGACCAGGCCGCGTTCTACCGGTTCACGCTGTCGCTGAACGCCGACCTCTCCGAGCCGCTGCAGACCCAGACCGGCATCACGGCGACCGAGTTCGCCCCTGGACGCACGCTCGCCCCGGGCACCGCGCACTACTGGAGCGTCGAGGCAGTGAACGGTGCCGGGGCCACCGGGTCGACACCGCCCCTCGCGACGTTCACCACCGCCGACCTGCCCAGCGAACCGCTCGTGGTCGACGACTTCGAGGGCTACCCCACCGATCAGGCGCTGACGGATGCCTACCTCCCCAACAGCGGCGGCGGCGCGGTCACATCGACCCTGGTAGCAAACCCTGGCACCGGCAGCGCCGCGGCCAGCTTCGACTACGACCTCGCCGGCGAGGGCTACGCGGGAATCGTGCGCACCCTTGAGACCCCCCAGGACTGGTGGGGCTACTCCGGGCTCAGCTTCTGGGTTGACGCCGACACCGGCCATACCCTCTCGGTGCAGTTCGCCGCCAGCGGCTCGTTCTGGGAGACCGACGTGGTGCTCACCACCGATGGCTGGCAGCAGGTCGAGGTCGACTTCACCGACTTCGCCACGCCACCCTGGGCCGGGCAGGCGACCCTGAACCTATCGTCGGTCACCGAACACGCCTTCTACCTCGGCGGTTCCGGCTCCGGAACCCTCCTGATCGATGACTTGAGCACCGTTTTAGCGGATGTCCCGACCGCCGTCGATCCGACCCCGACGCCGGTCATCACCCCGGCCCTGCCCGACGCCGGTGACCCGGCCGTCTCCGCCGATGGCGGCACTGCGTCCACCGCGGGAACGGGGACGGCTGGCGGGCTCGCCCTAACCGGCACCACCGGTGTCAGGCCGCTCACACTCGCCGCGATTGTGCTGCTGGTGCTCGGCGCGGCACTGCGAACCAGACGGAGAACCGTCTGA
- a CDS encoding ABC transporter substrate-binding protein codes for MKPRTSRKLSTVIALAAASTLVFTGCSSASGGNDTGEPSGEITVLTNRTDIVDTVFQDYVAQFQETYPDVTVTFEAITDYEGDTRIRLNSSDYGDVLLIPSSNLGKDQFSQFFEPLGTSDEMTEKYRFINEGSYEGNVYGLSTFGSAMGYVFNRDVWAEAGITTPPETEAEYLDALEAVKATGSTPTYTNYQDGWPLASLVGNMGSITGPAARIDMAQTDSPWTAGTDIYAIDSLLYDTVAAGLSEADPVTTNWEESKNLLASGEVGSMILGSWAIAQMQDAAEQAGKPRDTIGFWPMPWQTDGAFTSVTASDKLLAVSANSDNKNAAQAWVTWFIDESGFAASQGAISPVISDPTPDTLADFADLGVQYLELDADPAGDESLLQDIANESEITVLGEAYRQQLIDVARGAQTGSKEAFFADLNERWAEARATIG; via the coding sequence ATGAAACCCAGAACGTCCCGCAAACTGTCCACCGTCATTGCCCTCGCGGCGGCGTCCACCCTCGTGTTCACCGGCTGCTCGAGCGCCTCCGGAGGCAACGACACCGGTGAACCGTCCGGTGAGATCACGGTGCTTACCAACCGTACCGACATCGTCGACACTGTGTTCCAGGACTATGTCGCACAGTTCCAGGAGACCTACCCCGACGTCACTGTGACGTTCGAGGCGATCACCGACTACGAGGGGGACACCCGCATCCGCTTGAACAGCAGCGACTACGGGGACGTGCTGCTGATCCCTAGCTCCAACCTCGGCAAGGACCAGTTCTCCCAGTTCTTTGAGCCGCTCGGCACCTCCGACGAGATGACCGAGAAGTATCGCTTCATCAACGAGGGCAGCTACGAGGGCAATGTCTACGGCCTGTCGACCTTCGGATCCGCCATGGGCTACGTCTTCAACCGTGACGTCTGGGCTGAGGCCGGCATCACTACGCCGCCGGAGACCGAAGCCGAGTACCTCGACGCGCTCGAGGCGGTCAAGGCGACCGGATCCACCCCCACCTACACGAACTACCAGGACGGCTGGCCGCTCGCCTCCCTCGTAGGCAACATGGGCAGCATCACCGGCCCGGCCGCCCGCATCGACATGGCGCAGACCGACTCGCCGTGGACCGCCGGCACCGACATCTACGCCATCGACAGCCTGCTGTATGACACCGTCGCCGCTGGACTAAGCGAAGCCGACCCGGTCACCACCAACTGGGAAGAGTCCAAGAACCTCCTCGCCAGCGGTGAAGTCGGCTCGATGATCCTCGGCTCCTGGGCTATCGCGCAGATGCAGGACGCCGCGGAGCAGGCGGGCAAGCCGCGCGACACCATCGGCTTCTGGCCGATGCCGTGGCAGACCGACGGAGCATTTACCTCGGTTACCGCCTCCGACAAGTTGCTCGCCGTGAGCGCCAACTCCGACAACAAGAACGCCGCACAGGCCTGGGTGACCTGGTTCATCGACGAGTCCGGATTCGCCGCCAGCCAGGGCGCCATCAGCCCGGTGATCAGCGACCCGACCCCCGACACCCTCGCCGACTTCGCCGACCTCGGCGTGCAATACCTCGAGCTGGACGCCGACCCGGCCGGAGACGAGAGCCTGCTGCAGGACATCGCCAACGAGAGCGAGATCACCGTGCTCGGCGAGGCGTACCGCCAGCAGCTCATCGACGTGGCCCGCGGCGCGCAGACCGGAAGCAAAGAGGCCTTCTTCGCCGACCTCAATGAACGCTGGGCCGAGGCCCGCGCCACGATCGGCTAA
- a CDS encoding carbohydrate ABC transporter permease, producing the protein MSTATPSRTAARTPGTRPPTNPRAPRKRAGIFGGRMTPWLFLIVPLAFLIVLTYVPVANMFWYSVTSWDGLDEEKEFVGLANYIEIFTRPELFQVFFVSLYYLAGAIAQLVIALFFATLLSFKTRFRNLFKGIIFFPYLINGVAIGLMFLYFFRPDGTLDALLAALGVTDTPQWLGDSSVVNSSLAATSVWRYMGLNFVLFLGAIQSVPVEQYEAADLDGANSWHKFRFIIVPSIRRILGLSFILAIAGALSAFEMPYIMTGGANGSETFVIQTVDTAFRFAKVGLASAMAVVLLVIVLVITAVQRAFFPDEKKGLS; encoded by the coding sequence ATGTCCACCGCCACCCCATCCCGTACGGCGGCCCGCACACCGGGCACACGCCCGCCGACCAACCCCCGGGCGCCGCGCAAACGGGCCGGAATTTTCGGCGGCCGTATGACACCGTGGCTGTTCCTGATCGTGCCGCTGGCCTTTCTCATCGTGCTGACCTACGTACCCGTGGCCAACATGTTCTGGTACAGCGTGACCTCCTGGGACGGCCTGGACGAGGAGAAGGAATTCGTGGGGCTGGCCAACTACATCGAAATCTTCACCCGGCCCGAACTGTTCCAGGTGTTCTTCGTGAGCCTGTACTACCTCGCCGGGGCGATCGCCCAGCTCGTAATCGCATTGTTCTTCGCCACCCTGCTCAGCTTCAAGACCCGGTTTCGCAACCTCTTCAAGGGCATCATTTTCTTCCCGTACCTCATCAATGGGGTCGCCATCGGGCTGATGTTTTTGTATTTCTTCCGCCCCGACGGCACCCTCGACGCGCTGCTCGCGGCGCTCGGCGTGACGGACACCCCGCAGTGGCTCGGCGATTCCTCGGTCGTGAACTCCTCCCTCGCGGCGACCTCGGTCTGGCGTTACATGGGGCTGAACTTCGTGCTGTTCCTCGGCGCGATCCAGTCCGTGCCGGTGGAGCAATACGAAGCGGCCGACCTCGACGGCGCCAACTCGTGGCACAAGTTTCGGTTCATCATCGTGCCGAGCATCCGTCGCATTCTCGGACTGTCGTTCATTCTCGCGATCGCCGGGGCACTGTCGGCGTTCGAGATGCCGTACATCATGACCGGCGGTGCCAACGGCTCGGAGACCTTCGTGATTCAAACCGTCGACACCGCGTTCCGCTTCGCGAAGGTCGGCCTCGCGTCGGCGATGGCCGTGGTGCTGCTCGTGATCGTGCTCGTGATCACCGCCGTGCAGCGGGCGTTCTTCCCCGACGAAAAGAAGGGCCTCTCATGA
- a CDS encoding carbohydrate ABC transporter permease, whose product MSLTRTRPGAAASADAATLTPRRGFHTHRSPVSRLGTALKYLALVFASLCAIVPILSIVMLAFKTNQEYRNTGPLDPPGNWFNFDNFVTAFTEGGMITGFLNTGIILVVSVTGTILIGTMTAYALDRFRFRGRVLVLGLFLLATLVPAVTTQVATFQVISFLDLFNTRGAAILLFMGTDIIAIYIFLQFMQSIPVSLDEAAMLDGASRWTIYWRIILPLLKPAIATVIIIKGIAVYNEFYIPFLYMPSRDLGVISTSLFRFTGPFGAQWEVIAAGTLLVIIPTLIAFLFLQRFIYNGLTSGATK is encoded by the coding sequence ATGAGCCTGACCCGCACGCGGCCCGGCGCGGCTGCCTCTGCCGATGCCGCGACCCTCACGCCGCGACGAGGCTTCCACACTCACCGCAGCCCGGTCAGCAGGCTCGGCACGGCGCTGAAATACCTGGCGCTGGTGTTCGCGAGCCTGTGCGCGATCGTGCCGATTCTGAGCATCGTCATGCTCGCCTTCAAAACCAATCAGGAGTACCGCAACACCGGCCCGCTCGACCCGCCCGGCAACTGGTTCAACTTCGACAACTTCGTGACGGCCTTCACGGAGGGCGGCATGATCACTGGGTTTCTCAACACCGGCATCATTCTGGTCGTCTCAGTGACCGGCACGATTCTGATCGGCACGATGACCGCGTATGCGCTGGACCGGTTTCGGTTTCGCGGCCGCGTGCTGGTGCTTGGACTGTTCCTGCTCGCCACTCTTGTGCCCGCCGTGACGACACAGGTCGCCACGTTCCAGGTGATCAGCTTCCTAGACCTGTTCAACACCCGCGGCGCCGCGATCCTGCTCTTCATGGGCACCGACATCATCGCGATCTACATCTTCTTGCAGTTCATGCAGTCGATCCCGGTCTCGCTCGACGAAGCCGCCATGCTCGACGGGGCCAGCCGCTGGACCATCTACTGGCGCATCATTCTGCCGCTGCTCAAACCCGCCATCGCGACAGTGATCATCATCAAGGGCATCGCCGTCTACAACGAGTTCTACATTCCCTTTCTCTATATGCCCTCCCGGGACCTCGGCGTCATCTCGACCTCATTGTTTCGGTTCACGGGACCGTTCGGCGCGCAGTGGGAAGTCATCGCCGCCGGCACCCTGCTCGTGATCATCCCGACCCTCATCGCCTTTCTTTTTCTGCAGCGATTCATCTACAACGGCCTCACCTCTGGAGCTACCAAATGA
- a CDS encoding glycoside hydrolase family 2 protein — protein MTPHTPHGIRTLHDGWTLRAGAGPVPADIAQAVVAATVPGSVHTDLLAAGLIPDPYLDENERRVSWVGQADWEYSTRFEWAPDGEDRHDLVFEGLDTVATVSLNGRVIASTRNQHRRYRVAVDEHLRAGTNELTVHFASPVKYADAQSLELGYRPHVNSHPYNAIRKSACNFGWDWGLDVATSGIWKPVSLHSWSGARLESVRPTATVDGVVNGSAGMVTVEVQIERADADGGPVTIAGSIGAPGFGPVADLGQAVAGTGATGAGPGSAGATGSVAVAAGQTTATLSIPVAEVALWWPRGFGEQPLYPLEVTVATSQVTDLWASRLGFRTVAVELEPDVDGTSFRFVVNGQPIWARGANWIPDDAFLHRVDRPRYARRLDQAEFANINLLRVWGGGVFESDDFFDLCDERGILTWQDFLFACAGYSEEEPLRGEVEAEVRDNVERLMPHASLVLWNGNNENIWGYQEWGWEKRLQGKTWGLGYYLDLLPRLVTELDPSRAYTPGSPWSGDPDIFANAVEHGSVHLWEHWNREDYPGYRDVNPRFVAEFGWQGPASWSTITRAISDDPLTPESPGMLLHQKASDGNDKLTDGLVAHLPLPDHTEDWHWAMSLTQATAIAVGISYWRSLAPKNMGTVVWQLNDCWPVTSWAAVDGDGTAKPLLYALKHVYADQLLTIQPHDGVLVAAVINDSAVAWTETLVLTRHGFDGSERASVSIEVDVPARSTRVVPIPAAVATPTNEAGELLAATLGTERAHWFFAEYRDSELAAAELSSHVTDTPTGCAVTVTAHTLVRDLTLLVDKVDASAVVSDMLVTLLPGETVTFEVTSARPLDAAELTSLRVLRTANQLVADWAR, from the coding sequence ATGACCCCTCACACACCCCACGGCATCCGTACCCTGCACGACGGGTGGACCCTGCGCGCCGGGGCCGGCCCGGTGCCGGCCGACATCGCCCAGGCCGTCGTGGCCGCGACCGTTCCGGGCTCGGTGCACACCGACCTGCTGGCCGCCGGGCTGATTCCCGACCCGTACCTCGACGAGAACGAGCGGCGGGTCAGCTGGGTCGGGCAGGCGGACTGGGAGTACTCGACTCGGTTCGAGTGGGCGCCCGACGGGGAAGACCGACACGACCTGGTCTTCGAGGGCCTCGACACGGTCGCTACGGTGAGCCTGAACGGGCGGGTGATCGCCAGCACCCGCAACCAGCACCGCCGCTACCGCGTGGCCGTCGACGAACACCTGCGCGCAGGAACGAACGAGCTCACGGTGCACTTCGCGTCGCCGGTGAAATACGCCGACGCGCAAAGCCTCGAGCTGGGCTACCGGCCGCACGTCAACTCCCACCCGTACAACGCGATCCGCAAATCTGCCTGCAACTTCGGTTGGGACTGGGGCCTCGACGTGGCGACCAGCGGCATCTGGAAGCCCGTCTCGCTGCACTCCTGGTCGGGCGCCCGGCTTGAGAGCGTGCGGCCCACCGCCACGGTCGACGGCGTGGTCAACGGCAGCGCGGGCATGGTCACCGTCGAGGTGCAGATCGAGCGGGCGGATGCCGACGGCGGCCCAGTCACGATCGCGGGCTCGATCGGCGCTCCGGGCTTCGGGCCGGTCGCCGACCTCGGACAAGCCGTAGCGGGCACCGGCGCGACCGGCGCCGGGCCGGGTTCCGCCGGAGCAACGGGCTCGGTCGCCGTCGCCGCAGGGCAGACGACGGCGACCCTCAGCATCCCGGTCGCCGAGGTGGCCCTGTGGTGGCCGCGCGGGTTCGGTGAGCAGCCGCTCTACCCACTTGAGGTCACCGTGGCCACGTCGCAGGTCACCGACCTCTGGGCCAGCCGGCTCGGGTTTCGCACCGTCGCCGTCGAGCTTGAACCGGACGTCGACGGCACCAGTTTTCGCTTCGTCGTCAACGGGCAGCCGATCTGGGCGCGCGGTGCCAACTGGATTCCCGACGACGCCTTTCTGCACCGCGTAGACCGACCCCGCTACGCCCGCCGCCTCGACCAGGCCGAGTTCGCCAACATCAACCTGCTGCGAGTCTGGGGCGGCGGTGTCTTCGAGTCCGACGACTTCTTCGACCTGTGTGACGAGCGCGGAATTCTCACCTGGCAGGACTTTCTCTTCGCGTGCGCCGGGTACTCCGAGGAGGAGCCGCTGCGCGGGGAAGTCGAGGCCGAGGTGCGCGACAACGTGGAACGGTTGATGCCGCATGCGAGCCTCGTGCTGTGGAACGGCAACAACGAGAACATCTGGGGCTACCAGGAATGGGGCTGGGAGAAACGCCTGCAGGGCAAAACCTGGGGGCTGGGGTACTACCTCGACCTGCTGCCGCGGCTCGTTACCGAGCTGGACCCGTCGCGCGCCTACACGCCGGGCAGCCCCTGGTCGGGAGACCCCGACATATTCGCCAACGCTGTCGAGCACGGTTCGGTGCACCTGTGGGAGCACTGGAACCGGGAGGACTACCCCGGCTACCGCGACGTGAACCCCCGGTTCGTCGCCGAATTCGGCTGGCAGGGTCCGGCGAGCTGGTCCACGATCACGCGCGCCATTTCCGATGACCCGCTCACCCCAGAATCCCCGGGCATGCTGCTGCACCAGAAGGCCAGCGACGGCAACGACAAACTCACCGACGGCCTCGTGGCGCACCTGCCGTTGCCCGACCACACCGAGGACTGGCACTGGGCGATGTCGCTCACCCAGGCCACCGCGATCGCGGTCGGCATCTCGTACTGGCGGTCTCTGGCGCCGAAGAACATGGGCACCGTGGTGTGGCAGCTCAATGACTGCTGGCCGGTCACGTCGTGGGCGGCCGTGGACGGCGATGGCACCGCGAAACCGTTGCTGTATGCGCTCAAGCACGTCTACGCCGATCAACTGCTCACCATCCAGCCGCACGACGGAGTGCTCGTCGCCGCGGTGATCAACGACTCCGCCGTGGCGTGGACCGAGACGCTCGTGCTGACACGGCACGGTTTCGACGGCTCCGAGCGGGCATCCGTGTCAATCGAGGTCGACGTTCCGGCGCGCTCCACCCGGGTCGTGCCGATTCCGGCGGCAGTAGCCACACCCACGAACGAGGCCGGCGAACTGCTCGCGGCCACGCTCGGCACCGAGCGGGCGCACTGGTTCTTCGCCGAGTACCGCGACTCCGAGCTCGCGGCGGCCGAGCTGAGCAGCCACGTCACCGACACGCCGACCGGCTGCGCCGTCACGGTGACCGCGCACACACTGGTGCGCGACCTCACCCTGCTGGTCGACAAAGTGGATGCCTCGGCGGTCGTCTCCGACATGCTCGTGACCCTGCTTCCCGGCGAAACGGTGACGTTCGAGGTGACATCGGCCCGGCCGTTGGACGCGGCGGAGCTGACGTCACTGCGGGTGCTGCGCACGGCGAACCAGCTCGTGGCGGACTGGGCGCGCTGA